In Nitrospira sp., a single genomic region encodes these proteins:
- a CDS encoding glycosyltransferase family 10: MSNKATNIMLYIDPPSHHFLRDRLFELEDGRPNGDQMNAPYVHLRAQLASQGIAVRTADYLLEAPPSAGRNVYVSMGQLENYPRIVKRSDTVASAFFAMECPIVEPSLYRGLNGVQCEFKRIYSWSDSDSLAPFVGSRLRLESMCWPQSFDRVHEAVWDQPRHKFMVMINSNKLPRLYVNELYTERQKAVEYFSRTNDIELYGPGWNDPSSRVGKTWVPATVRRIQREIVRRWHRIRPDPLLEAARRVYRGRANTKAEALSQYTFALCFENMILTGWITEKIFDCFFAGTVPIYWGAPNITDRIPAECFIDMRQFSNYPDLRAFLKSLDGQAIRAYRQNARDFLSSPQFRPFSKEAFADIFRTIIREDTGVAL; the protein is encoded by the coding sequence ATGTCGAATAAGGCTACGAACATTATGCTCTACATCGATCCCCCCTCGCATCACTTTTTGCGTGATCGGCTGTTCGAACTTGAGGATGGCCGCCCGAACGGCGATCAAATGAATGCCCCGTACGTCCACTTGAGAGCCCAGCTCGCATCGCAAGGCATTGCGGTGCGCACCGCGGACTATCTGCTTGAGGCGCCTCCCTCGGCGGGCCGCAATGTCTATGTGTCCATGGGGCAACTGGAAAACTATCCGCGAATCGTGAAGCGATCGGATACGGTGGCCAGCGCGTTCTTTGCCATGGAATGTCCGATTGTGGAGCCGTCGTTGTACCGAGGCTTGAACGGCGTACAGTGCGAGTTTAAGCGTATTTATTCCTGGAGCGACAGCGATTCGTTGGCGCCATTTGTCGGGAGCCGGCTCAGGCTGGAATCGATGTGCTGGCCGCAGTCGTTTGACCGGGTTCACGAGGCCGTGTGGGATCAGCCCAGGCATAAGTTCATGGTGATGATCAATTCGAATAAGTTGCCCCGGCTCTATGTGAATGAACTCTATACCGAGCGTCAAAAGGCGGTCGAGTACTTCTCCCGTACGAACGACATCGAGTTATACGGGCCGGGCTGGAATGACCCGTCGAGCCGTGTGGGAAAGACCTGGGTGCCGGCGACCGTGCGCCGGATTCAGCGCGAGATCGTTCGCCGCTGGCATCGGATACGTCCCGATCCATTGCTCGAAGCGGCCCGCCGAGTCTACCGGGGGCGCGCCAATACGAAAGCCGAGGCGCTCAGCCAGTACACGTTTGCGCTCTGCTTCGAAAACATGATTCTCACAGGATGGATCACCGAGAAGATCTTCGATTGCTTCTTTGCCGGCACCGTCCCCATTTATTGGGGCGCGCCGAATATCACCGACCGTATTCCCGCCGAATGTTTCATCGACATGCGGCAATTCTCGAATTATCCGGACCTCCGCGCGTTTCTGAAATCGCTCGACGGCCAGGCCATTCGCGCCTATCGGCAGAATGCGCGGGATTTTCTCAGCTCTCCGCAGTTCAGGCCGTTCAGCAAAGAGGCGTTCGCGGATATCTTCAGAACGATTATTCGCGAAGACACCGGGGTCGCCCTGTAA
- the asnB gene encoding asparagine synthase (glutamine-hydrolyzing), which yields MCGIVGVVSSAPVERKHIEVMRDSMIHRGPDAAGIWLSPDALVCLGHRRLAIVDLSPEANQPFVSGDGRYIVTFNGEIYNYRSVREELTGRGVDFRTTSDTEVLIEAFRYWGQQCVDKLSGMFAFAIWDRTERQLFCARDRVGEKPFYYAVLDGCFIFSSELKALTQWPGFRKRIHYPALVDFLTFGFVADPKSIWEGCYKLPPGHCMTAGFRSGTVTLVQAPAAYWDVEYAPDHSVARWEPKILETLQSASKEMTISDVPLGAFLSGGVDSSSVIAALGKAGTCVNTYTIGFQEDGYDERPWAKAVAQLYGTVHHERTVQAEDVASVFDRLLWHYDEPFNDYSYLPTFYLCREARKSITVALSGDGGDEMFAGYVKYQRLGMRQDIERFVPRPVARRLFHGAHALVPEANRWHRTLAQYGMDTADMMTDMLTTGMPLNRLRSVARGPLAQALKHYAPAETIRPLLLKASPERVGLINAMRYVDLKMTLAGDILVKVDRASMAVSLEVRPVYLHRDLVALAAKIPPHLLADRHQAKSVLKSALRAWLPDSVLYRPKQGFAMPLKRWMDGDLGQLFGRGPSENPVDHILDSAQLMADLLAGVSRGADGTAQIHSLYVLKHWLAKWA from the coding sequence ATGTGCGGCATAGTCGGAGTGGTGTCGTCCGCTCCCGTTGAACGGAAACACATTGAGGTGATGCGCGACTCCATGATCCACCGCGGGCCGGATGCCGCCGGCATCTGGCTGTCACCGGACGCGCTCGTCTGTCTCGGACATCGGCGGCTGGCCATTGTGGATCTCTCTCCGGAGGCCAATCAGCCCTTTGTATCCGGTGACGGACGGTACATCGTCACGTTCAACGGCGAAATCTACAACTATCGGAGCGTCCGTGAAGAGTTGACCGGGCGAGGTGTAGATTTTCGAACCACCTCCGATACGGAAGTGCTGATCGAGGCGTTTCGCTATTGGGGGCAGCAGTGTGTGGACAAGCTATCCGGCATGTTTGCCTTCGCTATTTGGGATCGCACGGAACGACAGCTGTTCTGCGCCCGCGATCGGGTGGGGGAAAAGCCGTTCTACTATGCGGTACTCGACGGATGTTTCATCTTCTCCTCAGAATTGAAAGCGCTGACCCAGTGGCCTGGATTTCGCAAGCGGATTCATTATCCGGCGCTAGTCGATTTCTTGACCTTCGGATTTGTCGCCGATCCCAAGAGCATATGGGAAGGGTGCTATAAACTTCCTCCCGGCCATTGCATGACCGCAGGGTTCCGATCCGGAACCGTCACGCTGGTACAGGCTCCTGCCGCCTATTGGGATGTTGAGTATGCGCCCGATCATTCAGTGGCCCGCTGGGAGCCTAAAATATTAGAAACGCTTCAGTCCGCCAGCAAGGAAATGACCATATCCGATGTGCCGCTCGGCGCGTTTTTAAGCGGCGGCGTCGATTCGTCGTCGGTCATTGCCGCCCTCGGCAAAGCGGGCACCTGTGTGAATACGTATACGATCGGCTTTCAGGAGGATGGTTACGACGAGCGGCCCTGGGCGAAGGCCGTGGCTCAACTCTACGGAACCGTGCATCACGAGCGGACCGTTCAGGCCGAAGATGTGGCGTCCGTGTTCGACCGTCTGTTGTGGCATTACGATGAGCCGTTCAACGACTATTCCTATTTGCCGACCTTCTATCTCTGTCGCGAGGCCAGAAAGTCTATCACGGTCGCGCTGTCAGGCGACGGAGGGGATGAAATGTTCGCGGGCTACGTGAAATATCAGCGGTTGGGCATGCGGCAGGATATTGAGCGGTTCGTTCCTCGGCCGGTGGCACGCCGGCTCTTTCATGGGGCCCATGCACTCGTTCCTGAGGCGAACAGATGGCATCGCACCTTGGCGCAGTACGGCATGGATACGGCCGATATGATGACCGATATGCTGACAACAGGAATGCCGCTGAACAGGCTGCGGTCTGTGGCGCGCGGCCCGCTGGCCCAGGCGCTTAAACACTATGCGCCGGCCGAGACGATTCGCCCGTTGCTCCTCAAGGCTTCTCCCGAACGTGTGGGCCTCATCAATGCGATGCGGTATGTCGATCTGAAAATGACTTTGGCGGGAGATATTTTGGTCAAGGTCGATCGGGCCAGCATGGCGGTCTCTCTGGAGGTGCGGCCTGTGTATCTCCATCGGGACCTCGTGGCCTTGGCGGCCAAGATTCCTCCGCATCTATTGGCTGATCGGCATCAAGCCAAGTCCGTGTTGAAGTCGGCGTTGCGAGCGTGGCTGCCGGATTCCGTGCTCTATCGGCCCAAGCAGGGGTTTGCCATGCCGTTGAAACGATGGATGGATGGCGACCTAGGCCAATTGTTTGGACGCGGTCCAAGCGAGAATCCCGTGGATCATATCCTTGACAGCGCGCAGTTGATGGCCGATCTTCTGGCAGGAGTGTCGCGAGGGGCCGATGGGACCGCCCAGATTCACAGCCTGTATGTCTTGAAACATTGGCTGGCCAAGTGGGCATAA
- a CDS encoding glycosyltransferase, with the protein MSGGEPFKSPRLSVIVACTHTHRDLMPVLASLRAQEGAEALEIIVADGSGDRADRHSRGQDEGIMTLQFPQGTTLPVLWGAGIRQSRGALIAILDDCSVPDRRWAASILAAHESPDLVIGGAVDPSPERSLVDWAAYFCEYGQFMLPLPGGNVSELPGNNIAFKRAALSRGTEFIEQGFWKTYWCRSLQDEGVQLRSAPSMVVYDRKSYRLVPFLIRRYHHGRCFAGMRWTQLSPGMRFLYALGTPVLPVLFMWRMAGPIMRKRRYLPQFIRSLPVSIVAVASWSWGECCGYLAGPGRSGEWIR; encoded by the coding sequence ATGAGCGGAGGGGAGCCGTTCAAGAGTCCTCGGCTGTCCGTGATTGTGGCCTGCACGCATACCCACCGGGATCTCATGCCAGTGCTGGCCTCGCTTCGCGCCCAGGAAGGTGCAGAGGCATTGGAAATCATTGTTGCGGACGGGTCGGGCGATCGGGCGGACCGTCATTCGAGGGGGCAGGACGAGGGGATCATGACGCTGCAATTCCCGCAGGGCACGACACTGCCCGTCCTTTGGGGCGCGGGGATCAGACAGTCTCGCGGCGCGCTGATCGCTATTCTCGACGACTGCTCGGTGCCGGACCGTCGGTGGGCCGCTTCCATTCTGGCCGCTCATGAGTCGCCCGATCTGGTCATTGGTGGAGCGGTGGATCCGTCGCCGGAGCGCAGTCTGGTCGATTGGGCCGCGTATTTCTGTGAATATGGCCAGTTCATGTTGCCGCTTCCCGGCGGGAATGTTTCGGAGCTTCCCGGCAATAACATTGCGTTCAAGCGCGCGGCATTGAGCCGGGGAACTGAATTTATCGAGCAGGGATTCTGGAAGACCTATTGGTGCCGGTCGCTGCAAGATGAAGGGGTGCAGCTCCGGTCGGCGCCGTCGATGGTGGTCTATGACAGGAAGTCCTATCGGCTCGTGCCTTTCCTGATCCGGCGCTACCATCATGGCCGCTGTTTTGCCGGCATGAGATGGACGCAGCTCTCGCCGGGCATGCGCTTTCTGTATGCACTGGGAACTCCGGTCTTGCCGGTTCTCTTCATGTGGAGGATGGCCGGGCCGATCATGCGGAAGCGGCGGTATCTCCCTCAATTCATCCGGTCATTGCCCGTTTCAATCGTAGCGGTTGCCAGTTGGTCATGGGGAGAGTGTTGCGGGTATCTGGCAGGACCAGGCCGGA
- a CDS encoding oligosaccharide flippase family protein: MFGILLGIGGLQILGMLVNIARTKVLALWVGPEGIGIISSIDQTIQFVTHVCTLSLPFAAVKFLSKAHSEGGEAFRDGYVVFLKVLLFLSTVGALVAAGVVLFRADLFPAKIVPYQTLLVLGLLGIPATALAGLFPNVLAAAQQSTGSARLIVFTGIAMAVAGTLGLLAGGITGLYVASVCTITVLAVVVVEYLRRTLGLSIADCKVGIVAGFRRMGNVVSFSFLFYLGAIMSTGALLVTRYAVLETYGEAEAGFLQAGMAVALLMSAVLTPLNGLFFTPRVNRAGPKEEKFHVAVEFQKQMAMIVTVVSIPALLFPHVLLALAFSPKFLVAAQYMFLFMLWQTFTMYAGIYQALLIGLDDMVSFTTLSCLGSILAACSAVVLVPQYGVIGAASGFVAASALVTLGTFVRLKRWHGFVLPARLVWLMGYSLLVTVVLGGIFRQYDGWQYPMLLSKAAVALGALVGLFLFLSAKDRVALMSFSHKVRSGAW, translated from the coding sequence ATGTTTGGAATACTTCTCGGGATAGGCGGGTTGCAAATCCTTGGCATGCTGGTGAACATCGCCAGAACGAAGGTCCTTGCCCTGTGGGTGGGCCCCGAAGGCATTGGTATTATCAGCAGCATCGATCAAACCATTCAGTTCGTGACCCATGTCTGCACGCTCAGCCTTCCCTTTGCCGCGGTGAAGTTTCTTTCCAAAGCCCATAGCGAGGGAGGTGAAGCCTTTCGCGATGGCTATGTCGTATTTTTGAAAGTCCTGCTGTTTCTCAGCACGGTCGGTGCATTGGTGGCCGCCGGCGTCGTATTGTTCCGCGCGGATCTGTTTCCCGCCAAAATTGTTCCGTATCAGACCCTGCTCGTGCTGGGCCTTTTGGGGATTCCCGCCACGGCCTTGGCCGGCTTGTTTCCCAATGTGCTGGCGGCGGCCCAACAGTCTACCGGATCGGCGCGTTTAATCGTGTTCACGGGCATCGCCATGGCGGTGGCCGGCACGCTCGGCCTCCTGGCCGGAGGCATCACCGGGCTCTATGTCGCCAGTGTGTGCACCATCACGGTCTTGGCCGTCGTGGTGGTCGAATATCTTCGGCGCACGTTGGGCTTGTCGATTGCCGACTGCAAGGTGGGCATCGTGGCTGGTTTCCGCCGGATGGGCAATGTCGTGTCCTTCAGCTTTTTATTTTATCTCGGCGCGATCATGTCTACCGGGGCGTTGTTGGTGACGAGGTATGCCGTTCTTGAGACTTATGGCGAGGCCGAGGCGGGGTTTCTCCAGGCTGGCATGGCAGTGGCGCTGCTCATGAGCGCGGTTCTGACGCCGCTCAACGGTTTATTTTTCACTCCGAGGGTGAATCGGGCCGGACCCAAGGAAGAGAAGTTTCACGTTGCCGTGGAGTTTCAAAAGCAGATGGCCATGATTGTGACGGTTGTGTCCATACCCGCGCTCCTGTTCCCGCATGTCTTGCTGGCCCTCGCGTTCTCGCCGAAATTCCTGGTCGCGGCGCAATATATGTTTCTCTTCATGCTGTGGCAAACCTTTACAATGTACGCCGGTATCTATCAGGCGCTCTTGATCGGATTGGATGACATGGTTTCGTTTACAACCCTGTCCTGTCTGGGAAGCATCCTGGCCGCCTGTTCCGCCGTCGTGCTGGTGCCGCAGTACGGAGTGATCGGAGCTGCCTCAGGGTTCGTGGCAGCCAGTGCGTTGGTCACGCTCGGCACCTTTGTCCGGCTTAAGCGTTGGCACGGATTTGTATTGCCCGCCCGGCTGGTATGGCTGATGGGGTATAGCCTGCTGGTGACGGTCGTGCTCGGCGGCATTTTTAGACAGTACGATGGGTGGCAGTATCCCATGCTTTTGTCCAAGGCCGCGGTGGCGCTGGGTGCGCTTGTCGGGTTGTTCTTATTTCTGAGCGCCAAAGATAGGGTTGCCTTGATGAGCTTTTCTCACAAAGTACGGTCAGGCGCGTGGTAA
- a CDS encoding Gfo/Idh/MocA family oxidoreductase, giving the protein MVRLAVIGLGAVTKNIHLPAYRRLKDRLTLVGGCDVDPAARASMEQSGAFQAIYESPEEMLDKTKPDMVSICTPPFLHHSQCLDALARGCHVFCEKPLAESLTHADEIIRASARAQRSVVVNSQFPNMKMYQAAKKRIGSPEFGRLLFLHAWQTFRPTADTEAGWRASMKRRLCFEFGVHVFELVRYFFDATPSTLWAHMPRPIPGSTTESLNIMAMEFPDGRAASILLDRLSKGPERYLEMRLDGEHAAIHTSIGGELRFEVGMHTRQRKPFMGMHVVQGGQAVLQQAERATVIGTDGMNPFASATAVQVGHFLSAIEKGVAPAGTAADHKATLALTLAAYDAAESGRAIALAPYLDGTVPR; this is encoded by the coding sequence ATGGTGCGGCTTGCTGTCATCGGGTTGGGCGCGGTCACGAAAAATATCCATCTCCCGGCCTATCGCCGGCTCAAGGATCGCCTGACCCTCGTAGGCGGGTGCGATGTCGATCCTGCGGCCCGGGCGTCGATGGAACAGAGCGGTGCGTTCCAGGCGATCTATGAGAGCCCGGAAGAGATGCTCGACAAGACGAAGCCCGATATGGTGAGCATCTGCACCCCGCCGTTTCTGCACCACAGCCAATGTCTTGATGCGCTTGCGCGGGGGTGTCACGTGTTTTGCGAAAAACCCCTGGCGGAAAGCCTCACTCATGCCGACGAGATTATCCGGGCCTCGGCCCGCGCGCAACGGTCGGTCGTCGTGAATAGCCAATTCCCGAATATGAAGATGTACCAGGCCGCCAAGAAACGGATCGGTTCACCGGAGTTTGGCCGGCTGCTGTTCTTGCACGCCTGGCAAACGTTCCGGCCCACCGCCGACACGGAAGCCGGGTGGCGCGCCAGCATGAAGCGCCGGTTATGTTTCGAATTCGGCGTGCATGTCTTTGAACTGGTTCGCTACTTTTTTGACGCGACGCCGTCCACCTTGTGGGCGCATATGCCCAGGCCGATCCCCGGCTCCACCACCGAATCGCTCAATATCATGGCGATGGAATTCCCGGATGGCCGGGCCGCCTCCATTCTCCTGGACCGGTTGAGCAAAGGCCCCGAGCGGTATTTGGAGATGCGGCTCGACGGGGAACATGCGGCCATTCATACCTCCATCGGCGGGGAGCTGCGGTTCGAGGTCGGGATGCATACGCGCCAGCGGAAGCCGTTTATGGGGATGCATGTTGTGCAAGGCGGGCAAGCGGTGCTGCAACAGGCTGAACGGGCGACAGTGATCGGTACGGATGGGATGAATCCCTTTGCGTCCGCCACCGCAGTCCAGGTCGGACACTTCCTGTCCGCGATCGAGAAGGGCGTGGCGCCGGCAGGAACTGCGGCGGATCACAAGGCCACTCTGGCCTTGACCCTGGCCGCCTACGATGCGGCGGAGTCCGGACGGGCCATCGCCCTGGCTCCCTATCTGGACGGAACCGTTCCGCGATAG
- a CDS encoding glycosyltransferase, with product MATSSGAGAQVLPELSVVIGSHNAEASVAACLDAMQQQCAEGRAEIIVVDNSTDGTTAIVTAQFPGVRLLSTAPEQWVPELWEAGIRASRGPIIALTTAHCVPDGEWMAEILAAHRESDAAGIGGAIENEASSGIVDWAVYFCRYAKYMKPFAPYYIHDIPADNASYKRWALDRCTDVRVSGFWEPDVHAKLIADGCRLLMTPRIGVRHMRSFTFRAFMRQRFWHGRQFGSSNARRLPAAVRLVHIVAAPLIPFLMLSRIARQVLRRKRHRAQLLLAMPVTLLFLASWAAGECTGYVAPTGPRA from the coding sequence ATGGCAACGTCGTCGGGCGCGGGTGCACAGGTCCTTCCGGAGCTCTCGGTCGTCATCGGGTCGCACAATGCCGAGGCCAGCGTTGCGGCCTGTCTGGATGCCATGCAGCAGCAATGCGCGGAAGGCCGAGCCGAAATCATCGTGGTGGATAATTCGACGGATGGAACCACCGCCATCGTGACGGCCCAGTTTCCCGGTGTGAGGCTCTTGTCCACGGCTCCTGAGCAGTGGGTGCCTGAATTGTGGGAAGCCGGCATTCGGGCAAGCCGGGGGCCTATTATCGCGCTCACCACGGCCCATTGCGTGCCGGATGGCGAGTGGATGGCCGAAATCCTCGCCGCGCATCGCGAGAGCGATGCGGCCGGAATCGGAGGCGCGATCGAGAACGAGGCCTCTTCCGGCATTGTCGATTGGGCGGTCTACTTCTGCCGTTATGCCAAATATATGAAACCCTTTGCGCCCTATTATATTCACGATATTCCCGCCGACAATGCCTCCTACAAACGATGGGCGCTGGATCGTTGCACGGATGTGCGTGTGAGCGGGTTTTGGGAGCCGGACGTCCATGCCAAACTGATCGCGGACGGCTGCCGGTTGCTCATGACGCCGCGCATCGGCGTGCGCCACATGCGTTCGTTCACGTTCAGAGCGTTTATGCGGCAGCGATTCTGGCATGGCCGGCAATTCGGGTCGTCCAATGCGAGGCGGCTGCCTGCCGCGGTGCGGCTGGTGCATATTGTGGCGGCGCCACTGATCCCGTTTCTCATGCTGTCGCGCATCGCACGCCAGGTGTTGCGCCGGAAACGGCATAGGGCACAGCTGCTGCTGGCGATGCCGGTGACGCTGCTATTTCTCGCGAGCTGGGCCGCCGGTGAATGCACGGGCTATGTGGCGCCGACGGGGCCTCGGGCATGA
- a CDS encoding Gfo/Idh/MocA family oxidoreductase: MMDAESQKTSAAARRPLRVGIVGAGLMGRWHAHAAKQAGGQIVAIADRNLDAATRLAGACGGRDAYADITELLRRVSCDLIHICTPLETHEQIAGIAIEAGKHVLIEKPAAPDAAGTQRLIQLAASRGVLICPVHQFVFQRGVIKARRLLGRIGRVLHLDAAFCTAGGAGRQERELDSIVAEILPHPLSLAQAFLPGGMVPDSWLRIRPQAGEFRAMTEAGGVTVSVMISLQARPTQSTVKIFGASGTIHLDLFHGYAFIEPGAVSKERKILRPFDLAVRRGVAASVNLGRRAFMREPAYPGLTGLVAELYEAARTGGRSPVSAEAMLNVARIRDLLMQGETHNGRAAVSHP; this comes from the coding sequence ATGATGGACGCTGAATCGCAAAAGACGTCGGCTGCCGCGCGCCGCCCACTCAGAGTTGGGATCGTTGGCGCCGGCCTCATGGGCCGGTGGCATGCCCATGCCGCCAAGCAGGCAGGGGGCCAGATTGTCGCGATTGCCGACCGCAATCTCGACGCCGCGACGCGGTTGGCCGGAGCGTGTGGAGGCCGTGACGCCTATGCCGACATCACAGAGTTATTGCGCCGGGTGTCCTGCGATCTGATCCATATCTGCACCCCGCTGGAGACGCATGAACAGATTGCCGGGATTGCGATTGAGGCAGGCAAGCATGTGCTGATCGAGAAACCGGCGGCCCCTGACGCAGCTGGGACGCAACGGTTGATCCAGTTGGCGGCCAGTCGTGGAGTGCTGATCTGCCCGGTTCATCAGTTCGTGTTTCAACGGGGAGTGATCAAGGCCCGGCGGCTGTTAGGCCGCATCGGCCGGGTCCTGCATCTGGACGCGGCGTTTTGCACGGCAGGGGGAGCCGGGCGGCAGGAACGTGAACTCGACTCGATTGTCGCCGAGATTTTGCCCCATCCGCTGTCCCTGGCGCAGGCCTTTCTTCCAGGCGGCATGGTGCCAGATTCATGGCTGCGGATCCGTCCGCAAGCCGGAGAGTTTCGCGCGATGACGGAGGCGGGTGGCGTTACGGTGTCTGTCATGATTAGCCTTCAGGCTCGTCCCACCCAAAGCACCGTGAAGATCTTTGGCGCATCGGGAACCATTCATCTCGATCTCTTTCACGGCTATGCGTTCATCGAGCCTGGGGCAGTGTCGAAAGAAAGAAAAATCCTGCGGCCATTTGATCTGGCCGTCAGGCGCGGGGTCGCGGCTTCGGTGAACCTGGGCAGGAGAGCCTTTATGCGTGAGCCTGCCTATCCTGGCCTGACGGGGCTGGTTGCCGAATTGTACGAAGCGGCACGAACCGGCGGGCGTTCACCCGTCAGCGCGGAGGCGATGCTGAATGTGGCTCGGATCCGCGACCTTCTGATGCAAGGCGAGACCCATAACGGTCGCGCAGCCGTGAGTCATCCATAA